One segment of Daphnia magna isolate NIES linkage group LG2, ASM2063170v1.1, whole genome shotgun sequence DNA contains the following:
- the LOC123469833 gene encoding uncharacterized protein LOC123469833, producing MSILDSLTEATTFDSHADIVIFIERLFQEGIVYLRRGDTKSVKSYNKDPRNKVIIDEEVEFKSVQYICPHFGTHNSRAKKGRRLNQHVMPNYCPVQIRFSYNPDESVKKFKITKLELFHHTHPVSEAHLHTYARKKHMTTEAFDFAKSALVAGGQPTKVRKLLLDKFGSHLISKDIINLKQTLTGKPINNEVAITKVTFTDKDCAEIAALGKTFTKAVHLLCQFHGLKAVDFHLTRTKNGEIEREKHHEIRQNFRAAMYAETPDACDKAKAYLIGPGLGSLGEYFADNWFNIEDKWTNLGRRNLPTFGNNTTNRIERFHHTIKDVLQKTKRLSEVIQTLVNVTLLRLSDRELKQKIREVRFSTPSKPELIRKFAESISPFAWNLLENEIKIMRKNYHFILDNDYLTYTIMSRNTNYKLKKDLSSCSCHFYSAFGLPCRHIIYFHFKDNLEIPSGSYAEHWRNECLEVTIEVNEPNIVYINNNVLMVLE from the exons ATGTCGATCCTTGATTCTCTTACCGAAGCCACGACCTTTGATAGCCATGCTGATATCGTTATATTTATCGAGCGGCTTTTTCAGGAAGGAATTGTGTATTTGCGGCGCGGGGATACGAAGTCGGTTAAATCTTACAACAAAGATCCTAGGAATAAAGTGATAATAGACGAAGAAGTAGAGTTTAAAAGCGTGCAGTACATATGTCCTCATTTTGGAACACACAACTCTCGTGCCAAAAAGGGCCGAAGACTCAATCAACATGTGATGCCCAATTATTGTCCTGTGCAAATTCGATTTTCGTACAATCCGGATGAGTCAGTGAAGAAGTTTAAGATCACAAAGCTGGAGCTCTTTCACCATACTCACCCTGTTTCTGAGGCACACCTGCACACATACGCCAGAAAGAA GCACATGACTACAGAGGCTTTCGATTTCGCAAAAAGTGCGCTGGTCGCTGGTGGTCAACCGACCAAAGTTCGAAAACTGCTGCTCGATAAATTTGGATCACATCTTATTAGCAAAGACATCATCAACCTTAAGCAGACATTGACTGGTAAGcctatt AACAACGAAGTGGCCATCACTAAAGTAACATTTACTGACAAAGATTGCGCAGAGATCGCCGCCCTGGGAAAAACATTCACGAAAGCTGTCCATCTTCTTTGCCAGTTCCATGGGTTGAAGGCCGTGGACTTCCATCTTACAAGAACGAAGAACGGAGaaattgaaagagaaaagcACCATGAGATACGCCAAAATTTCCGTGCTGCAATGTACGCAGAAACGCCGGATGCATGCGATAAAGCTAAAGCGTACCTAATTGGACCTG GATTGGGAAGCCTTGGTGAATATTTTGCCGATAATTGGTTTAATATCGAGGATAAGTGGACCAATTTGGGACGAAGAAATTTACCAACCTTTGGAAATAACACGACGAATCGTATTGAACG ATTTCATCATACCATCAAGGATGTGCTGCAGAAGACAAAGAGATTATCTGAAGTTATCCAGACCCTGGTTAACGTGACTTTACTTCGTTTAAGTGACAGGGAGCTGAAACAAAAGATACGTGAGGTTCGATTTTCAACACCGTCGAAGCCTGAACTCATCCGAAAATTCGCTGAATCCATTTCTCCTTTCGCGTGGAATCTGTTGGAAAACGAAATCAAGATAATGAGGAAAAACTATCATTTCATCCTAGACAAT GATTATTTGACGTACACCATAATGTCAAGGAATACTAAttacaaattgaaaaaagactTGTCCAGTTGCAGCTGTCACTTTTATTCAGCATTTGGACTCCCGTGTCGCCACATCATATATTTCCATTTCAAGGACAATCTCGAAATTCCGTCCGGATCTTATGCAGAACACTGGAGGAATGAGTGCTTGGAGGTAACTATAGAAGTCAATGAACCAAATATTGTTTATATTAATAATAACGTTCTGATGGTATTAGAATGA